The following coding sequences are from one Lolium rigidum isolate FL_2022 chromosome 6, APGP_CSIRO_Lrig_0.1, whole genome shotgun sequence window:
- the LOC124665504 gene encoding rapid alkalinization factor 23-like produces MARTPASAAALVAASVLLVLLLARCADAGDLPLSWELGLTGVEEVADDGYGFAAGDGDAVVRRVLQGGNGYISYGALRRDNVPCSVRGASYYNCRAGAQANPYTRGCSKIAGCRG; encoded by the coding sequence ATGGCCAGGAccccggcctccgccgccgcgctcgtGGCCGCCTCCGTcctgctcgtcctcctcctcgcgcgCTGCGCAGACGCCGGGGACCTCCCGCTCAGCTGGGAGCTGGGGCTCACGGGCGTGGAGGAGGTGGCGGACGACGGCTACGGGTTCGCcgcaggcgacggcgacgcgGTGGTGAGGCGCGTGCTGCAGGGCGGCAACGGCTACATCAGCTACGGCGCGCTGCGGAGGGACAACGTGCCCTGCTCCGTGCGGGGAGCATCCTACTACAACTGCCGCGCCGGCGCCCAGGCCAACCCCTACACGCGCGGCTGCTCCAAGATCGCAGGCTGCCGCGGCTAA